A stretch of Gossypium hirsutum isolate 1008001.06 chromosome A06, Gossypium_hirsutum_v2.1, whole genome shotgun sequence DNA encodes these proteins:
- the LOC121230538 gene encoding uncharacterized protein encodes MVEYPCVGCTKGKDYMGIFLKGIPEEVYQSKVYRSKEEGISRIEERLKDKLREFVVLVERAGKAKKLAKEKRKADIESRDSRKRLMGKSQQTLSKISREFPTQSNTSMGFSNKSKNKQNTTSKAQTTSMMSVGSVRPNRLKCSQCGRCHFGECRANKRGSFKFGSLDHFIRDCPELDEKEKKQA; translated from the exons ATGGTAGAATACCCTTGTGTCGGTTGTACCAAGGGAAAGgattacatgggaatttttctAAAAGGAATTCCagaagaagtatatcagtcaaaggtttatagatcaaaagaggaaggGATTTCTAGAATTGAAGAAAGGCTGAAAGACA aattgAGGGAATTCGTGGTGCTTGTGGAGAGAGCAGGTAAGGCTAAgaaattggccaaagagaagagaaaagctgatattGAGTCTCGAGACTCAAGGAAACGACTAATGGGGAAATCACAGCAGACCTTATCTAAGATATCGAGAGAGTTCCCTACCCAGTCCAATACGTCAATGGGGTTCTCGAATAAGAGCAAGAACAAGCAGAACACGACTtctaaagctcagaccacttctaTGATGAGTGTCGGTAGTGTTCGGCCAAATAGGCTAAAGTGTTCGCAATGTGGTAGATGTCATTTCGGTGAATGCCGAGCGAATAAAAGAGGTTCCTTCAAATTTGGATCACTAGACCACTTCATCCGAGACTGTCCTGAAttagatgagaaagagaaaaagcaagcATGA